Proteins encoded together in one Gadus chalcogrammus isolate NIFS_2021 chromosome 18, NIFS_Gcha_1.0, whole genome shotgun sequence window:
- the ubald1a gene encoding UBA-like domain-containing protein 1, which translates to MDELKHQVMINQFVLAAGCAADQAKQLLQAAHWQFETALSAFFQETNIPYGHHHQMMCTPANTPATPPNFPDTLTMFSRLKASESFGGGGGGSPMSAAMATSPPPPPPQFGGGWGVPANAPQHHHHQQHHHHHHHHAPQPQQGLWTQGQPPSQAPCPGWPAMAMNGSPHAGPEQKASVAMEAER; encoded by the exons ATGGATGAACTCAAGCATCAAGTTATGATCAACCAGTTCGTCCTGGCGGCGGGTTGTGCGGCAGACCAAGCGAAGCAGCTTTTGCAAGCGGCACATTGGCAATTTGAG ACTGCCCTCAGTGCCTTTTTTCAAGAAACAAATATCCCATACGGCCATCATCATCAAATG ATGTGCACGCCAGCCAACACTCCGGCCACGCCCCCCAACTTCCCGGACACGCTCACCATGTTCTCCCGCCTCAAGGCGTCCGAGagcttcggcggcggcggcggcggtagcCCCATGTCCGCCGCCATGGCGAcctccccgcccccgccccctccccagtTCGGCGGCGGCTGGGGGGTCCCGGCGAACgcgccccagcaccaccaccaccagcagcaccaccaccaccaccaccaccacgccccaCAGCCCCAGCAGGGCCTCTGGACTCAGGGGCAGCCCCCCTCGCAGGCGCCCTGCCCCGGGTGGCCGGCCATGGCCATGAACGGCAGCCCGCACGCCGGCCCCGAGCAGAAGGCCAGCGTCGCCATGGAGGCGGAGAGATGA